TCAGGAACAGCTCAGCAGCCCTCGTGGTGTTGCCACAGCCACTGAGGAGATAGAGGATGGTGCCCTGAGCCCCCCGGGTGTCCACTTGTGAGAACAGGACCCTCCCCATGGGGCAGCCTCTCACCCCACGAGCTCACCATCTGCTGGGGTTGTGCAAACTCACCTGCTGGCCTCCTGCCTCCTAGGCTGAGCAGGGTCTACAGTCCTTGACCCATCGTGCTGAATGAGCCTCGGAATCTGGGCTGCGCTGTCTGTTGTACACACAGCTGAGGTTTGCACTAGGTGGAGTTTCCATGCCCCACAGGTCCCAAGCTGGGCTCCCCTGGCCTTAATCTCATCCATCACACTTGGCCCCTTATTCTACTGCCACAGAGAAGGAAGCTTGAGAACTGGGCTCCCTTGTCAGGGCAATAGCGAAAAGTGGCACCAGGGGCTCAGGTAGGGTCAGAGGGTCCCTGggctctctccttctctcctcccaggCTGGGTGCTTGGGGTGGGGGATGTCACAGAGAGTGAGGCCCAGCTGTGGGGCAGCCTCAGGATGTAGAGACTCTGCCAGCATCCAGTGTCACTCCCGTCCTCCCCTCAGAGTCCTTGGTCCCCGGCCTAGCCCTGTCCTGTCCACATCCCTCCCacagaggtcaggagatgggaAGGGCATCCTCAAAGTCACTGTGTGCTCCTGTGGGGGCTGGAGCTGGGACTGAACATCAGTCATTCTTCACTCAGCGCCTCATGATGATGGAAATGTGAATTAATTCATTTGGAATTAATGAAGAAGTGGGAGCCGTGATGTATGCTGATTTCTAGGCACTGTATCTATACAGATCTTTCTTCCAGCCAGCTCCAGAAATAACCACCCTGAGTACAACTGGGCCTTTCAGAGAAGCCCTTGGAGGCATCTTCTGCAGCTTCAAAGATTCCCAGCACTAATTGTAAAAGCGGAACAGACGCCTTGCAGCTGCCGACTAATGCCTTTGACATTGGCACACAAGCGACACCAAGCTCAGCACAAGACACACAGGGGAACCTTGCATTGAAAACATGAACACCACCTTGTCGTTTGATGTTGACGATCAATGTGGAGTTTCTGGAAACCTCATCAACATCGTTGACTCAGCATTGGGAAAATCCTTCTTCTGAAGGGTAAACCAGTTGCAAGCATTTCATCATTTGGTGTACACATGAGAAACAGGCGAAGCAAGTCTATATTCAGAGCTGGAAACTTGAGGGGTTGCACATGGAGACCAAACCTCCGAACAGCAGCGCCTCATTTTCAGAGCAGCAGGGACAACGCTGGATCCCCGAGTTTCCTCTTCAAGTCACATGAACACGACCATTGCCCTCATTTACGAACCAGGAACACAGGTGTCAGGGAGGGTCAATGCAGGGTCCATTGGCTGCACACGGTCCTGTCCAGCCCAGCGGGTTGAGCCCAGCAGCCACACCTTTCCACCCGCTCCGTGGGTGCCCACTTCCGTGCCTCTCTGTCATCTACAGGTGCGGACGGAAGGCGGTCTCATGGGAAATGATGCTCTCCCACTACAAAGCCTGGTCAACCCTCACTCAGTCATTCCAAAGCTTTCTCTTAGCAGCAAGAGCTCCCTAACCGTGCCCTGCCAAGCCAGAGCTGTGTCCTGGGGCCTGAGTCCCAGCTTCCATTCCTCTGGGCCTTCTGGGGTTTAGAAGTCACTTTTCTTCCTTAGCAAAGCCTGACTTGCAATATCATTGTTTCTCTGTAAGTTTTACATCCTATTTTGGAAATTTCAGGGAATGCCTCAAGCTAGGTTGCAGCTGGTCCTAAGGGAAGTTTGAAAAGGAAAAGCACATTCATCTCTCTGAAAAACACCTCCCTGTGCTGGGAAATGTGAAAGCAGGTGGGACACCAATCATCTTCCCACATCACATCGTCACCACCGCCAACGTTTTTCTGAATACATCACACACCTGGCTCagtaaaatctgttttataatctactttttaacttaatgtgtTGGCCTCAACTttgcactttatttttcttctgctaacACAATTCATGACTGTGGTGTTCTCTTCTCTGGAGGTACCTTCAGTGAGGCTCAGTTGAAGGGCTCTGTGGGTCAGCGTGTGCTGCGGTCGGGATGTGGAAGTCAGTGTGCCCAGGCATGTGTCAGACCACACGGGGCACAGGGCACATTCATGGAAACCAGTCCATCGCATCCAGCAGGGTTCTTTGTGTGGCTGTGCATTTAAGATCAATACTTTCTTAGCGCTGGTTTTCTCTTCTCTACATGAAAACACTATGAGGCGCTCATTTGACTGCAAATCCTaagtgctcagaaagtttcagaaCGTGTCTTCACTGGCATTCCCCTGGAAACAAGGCCCAGTACTTCAATGCCCTACATAGAACTCCCTCTGATTTGTACACTCTTAAATGACAGGTGCTTGCGGCCCACGGGGAGGTTTATCCATGGATGGTGTGACATCGGAAATGAGAAGGGCAGAGGTGGCAAGGACTGCAGGTCTGTCCAGCCCAGGGGGTCAGAAAACCTTGCCTATTGCTGTAGAATGAATTGTTCCTCATACCATCCATATGCTGAATTCCTAGCCCCGGAGACCtgtcaatgtgttctcatttgtaaatatGGTCATTGCAATTACAATTAAGATGTAAATTAggtccagcatggtggctcacacctgcaatcccagcactttgggaggccgaggtgggtggatcacctgaggtcaggagtttgagaccagcctggccaacatggtgaaaccctgttgctactaaaaatccaaaaattagccaggcatggtggagggcacctatgatcccagctactcaggaggctgaggcaggtgaattgattgcttgaacccgggaggtggaggttgcagtgagccgagattgtgccactgaacttcagcctggtgacagagcaagactctgtctcaaaaaaaaaaaaaaaaaaaaaaaaagatgtaagatGAGGTCACAGTGAGGTAGGTGGCTCTTAGTGCAATATGAGAGTGTCCTTATAATAAGAGGACAGACCCGAGAGGGGAGCACTGTGGGACACGCAGAGGGAGGACAGCCAGGTCCTGATGGGGGCAGAGACTGCAGGGCCTGTCTCCATAGAAGCCAGAAATGCCACGAAGAGCCAGAGACCACCACGTCTCAGTCTGCTCAGGCAGCTCTGAGAATAGACTCTGTGGCCGATCAGCAGCAGACATTTATCCCCCACGGTTGTGGAGGTTGGCAGCCCAAGGTCAGGACAGGTTCAGTGTGTGGGGAGGGCTGCTTTCTGGTGTCATCTTCCTGCAGTGCCCTAACGTGGTAGAAGGGGAGAGGAGCCCTCTGGCCTCCTGCAGGACATTACATAAGGGCACTCACCCTGTCCATGAGGCTCCACCCTCAAGAAACCAGCACCCCCACAAAGGCCCCTCCTAATGCCGTCACCTTGTCAGGGGGGAGGACTTCCACACAGTaatttggagggacacaaactcTCAGTGTATTGTACCCcagaagatgagagagagagagaaagctctgCCGCCACCTGGGTTCTGAGCTTCTAGCTCTAGCGCTGCGGGCAATGAGTCTCCTGCTTGAAGCCCCAGGTTGTGTCCTCTGCAGCAGCCCAGGACACACAGCTGGGAACACACACGTTCTGAAAGACAGACAGGCCCACACAGCCCCGGGAGTGGGGGCTcctgcaaggctgcagtgaggggcCCTCCTCTGCAGGTGCTGGTGGAGGTGCACCTAGCATGCATGGAGAGAGGAACCACAGATGCTTGCTAGACCCTTGGCTACTCATGTCGATTGGCTATGGCCTGATGCTTGGTTGGGGTTTGGAAGATACACCTGCAAGCCTACATGGAGGAGACAGCAGTGCCAGATGAACCAGTCACCAGGGAGACCCATCAGCTCACCCAGCCGCTCGGCAATCCCAGATCCCGATGAAGCCAGTGGTGTGCATATAGACACCTGAGCAGCAAGCCTGAGCATGGATGGTAGGAGCGTGTGCTGGGTGCAGGGTGCTCCATGTTCACCCAAGGGGCATGGCTGGGGAGAGCCGGGGTGAGGTCTAGAATCATGCAGATGCTGCCAGCCTTTCTTCCTCGCAGAGCCACAGCCTCCCAGGCAGGTGCCTCCGGCACCTTCCATTCCAGCTCatgctcctccttctccctctggtCCCGCCCAACTCATTCTCTGTATGTCTCTGCCTTTGACTCACATTCCTTGAGGCACAATTCCAAGGCTTCCTGGATGACAGCCATCATGAACTCCATCTCCCTTGCCAGCTGTTTCTTCCCCCGTGCTCCCACTCTGGCCACCAACTTGCCCAACCCACTGCCTGTGAATATGCCTTTGTAGAGAAGAGGAGGGGTTGACTTGGATGGAAGGGCGTCTCCTGTCCCTGTGTGTCCTGGAACCCTCACATGCATGTCTGGCTCCTCAAAACGAGCCTGAAAATGGACGCCTGCTCTCCCTCCTAAACATTCCCATTCCCCTTCCCCATTTCAGGAGGCAGCAACTCCATCCTTCCAAACATGCAGGACAAAGTCTTGGAGTCCTCTTTGAGTTGCTGCTTCACACCCCATCACGAGTCTTATGGGCTCTGCCCACCTGCAAAATATACCCTAACTTAGGTCACTTGCTGTACCTCCGCCTCTAACGCCCTCATGGACACCGTCATCACCTTGTGCTTGGACTGGTGCAGTAGCCTCCCAACCAGTACCATTTTCCATTCTTGCCTGCTGCCTTCCTCATCCCAAATGTATATTACAATGGGGAACTGGATGGACCTTTTCCTGCAAGCATCTTCAAAGTCTTTGacctgttatgggctgaactgtgtctgCCCCCAAAAAGGATATGTTGGcgtcctaacccccagtatctTGGAATGTGACTCGATTTGAAAATAGGGTTGCTACAGTGGTGATTGTGTTAGAGACTGATTATTAGGGTGGCCCTAAACCGATATGACTGGTGTTCTCATAAGGAGCAATCTGGATGTAGAGACAGACAGGCACAGAGGGGAAGACGGCCGTCTACAGGCTACGGAGAGAGGTCTGGAGCACATCCTTTCCCAGCTTCTTCAGAGAACTCACAGCCCTGCAGCACCTTGATCTCGGACGTTGGACATCCAGGCCACGGAGACGACAAACTCCTGCTGTTTAGGTCACTCAGGCTGTGGTTCTTAACGGCAGCCCTCGAAAACTTATACAAAGACAATATATTTTAACTTAACAAAAGAACGATGCGCCTCAGATAAGGAGTACACCCATGGAGCTAATCCTGCCAGCAACCCCAGCCCCTGATCGTATTCATGACCATAGTGACCGTTTATGGAGCATTCCCTCTGCCTCCGCTCGTGCAGACACCTCGGCATTATCACATCCCTCCGCAGGCCAGGAAAGGACACCCCCAAATCCAGACTGAGCAGGCCAGACTGCCAGGAGCCAGGAGGTCATCTGGATTCATGCAGAATGTCAGCCTAAAACTGGGATCCAGCCAAGCCACCCCACTCAGGATTAACCACGCAAGACGCCACTGCCTGGGACTGGCGTGGGAAATGTTTCCTTCCATTACTGGAAAACGCTGTTCGGTTATAAAAGTGGTATGAAAACTTGATAGGAAAATTGGACAAAAACCACTTCCCCTCAGTGATTAAAAGAACCAAGTTATGACGGCTTCTCACGTGCTCGCATTTTTATATGACTGGAGCCTCCTATAATGGTTATTCCCCGTTCTTCTCTAATCTCAATCTCCTATTCTCTATTCAGCCTTTTTACTCTGctatttaacacattttatagTGTTTGCCATCTTATAAAATCCCTTTCCTGTTGAGAGATCCAAACGATTATCCTGATGTCTGCACTATATTCTAAGCTGCAACAACTCAGAATTTGGTGAGTCTTCACCTACAGATCCGCCAGCTGGGCCCGTTTTCTGGGATCCCACACAACGCTGCTGTCAGCATCTATGTTTGTGTGGGAACGGAAGCCAAGAGCTCACACTGATGAGGCCGCGGACAGAAGGGCCCGGGACTCTGGGAACCTTCAGCACAGCCTGAGCTCAGGACGGTCGGTCCCTTCCATGAACTGACTCAATGCCTGGTGTCTGGGTCTGTCCTTACTGTGTGCTTCAACGCAGGGCACAAGAATGAGAGAGTGACCCCAGCCCTGAGCATGAGCACGCTATGCGTCCAGCACCTAAGTCCACACGGTGCTTGGCCTCTGTCTTCtcacctcccttttctttctttctttcttttttatttattaaatcaactaaaatttatttaagtaagTATAAAGTTACTTACACACTTGTCTACAGTCACAGTAAAGACAGTCCTTGGCATAAAGACAAGGCCTTTAGAATTTAAAGCCTCCCCACCTGCAagataacatatataaaactCCCACTATTTTTATGTAATAGTAGATCagtcaaattaaaataattacactatctagaataaaataaactgaaaacaattTATTCATAAGATTCATATTTAAATCATCCTTATTTACAAAATACTATCCTGAGAATTATAATTCCATTAAGTTTCAATTTGAGCAGAAGTGTAATCACTTAAGTAACAGCAGTTACTTAAAACTGAAAATGAGGTCAGTCAAAATGACTTTTGAAGAGAGCAAAAGTATTGTCAGGTTTCTTGCTGTGGTTCTGGATGTTCAGTAGCAGTCTCATTTGAAGGCAGACTCAGCCCTGAAGGGAACTCACTTCAACCTTCAGAatgtgggggtggagggaaaAATCCAGGTCTTGGGGGAAGGTGAGGAGGAAAACCCCTCGGTGGATAGACGTTTCTCATTGCAAATGGAGCAGGTCGTGGACCTGGGAAATACCTTGGTGGAAAATAAGCTCGAGAAGCTCCAAACCtggttcctggaggaggtggggggAAAGGAGGTCCTCTTCTCATGAACGGGCCCCTCACATCCACTGGAAACAATGGACCTCTGATTGGAGCAAGAGGTGGAGGAATAAAGCCAGAGCCAGTTGCTTCTTTTTCAGTGGGCAGAGATGAATCAGGCACATTTAAATTCCCAGGATCATCTTTGGTATCATTTCTACTGGATTCCATTTCTGAAGGCATTGACCCATCCATTTTATCCAAAGAAGGCATATTCATACTTCTGAGTTCTGCTGGTCCAGAGCGGCTAGCAGAGTTAGAATAAAATCTGTCTTCCCTTCGGGGAGGAAGAGCTGAACCAGGATATGATTGTCCTGGTGGAGGAAACATCATCCTACGGTCCCGTTCCCACGGAGATGGCAGGGGCCCAGTGTCAGAAGGAGCCCTGTGAGGATGGGTTAACCTCTCACAGCTTGATTCTCCTCTTTCATTGGCAATCTGATGGTCCAGAGGATTCCCTGGGCCTCTTGagcctcttctttcttcccctggaggcagaggtgaggaTCTCAGTGGACCCTCCCACAGAGTTGGAGGATAGAGAAAAGCTCTCGTTTCAGGTAAAGGCCGACCCAATGGTGAGGGACCATATGGGGAACGCTGTCTGCCAAATGCTGTATTTGGCACATCAAGTGCATACGGATCctcttctagaagctttattttatactctgtttcagctaatttttgtctgttGTGGGCATTTACTTTCCTCAAATAGTTGAGGTTTCTTTCAGCAGCCCGAGCTGCCAACCAATTATGACGTGCTTTTTCCTCATAGGAAATAGCCTTCCTTTGATAAAAATGAATAGTTTTGTCAAATTCTTTAAGATCTTTGGCTCGCTGTCTATAGGTCTCCAGCTCTTTAGTGGCATGGCTGATCATTTCGTCTActttagaaagtttcttttctttctctaaccGGTAATTTTCCTCTACTATCAATTTCCTGTAGAGGCTCTTTTCGTTTTCTTGATATAATTCAGTCATTACTTTAAGATGCTGTTGAAGCTTCTGATTCTCACTTTCAAAATATGTGTTTTCTGACTGCAAAGATGCTTGTTCAGTCTGAAGATGTTTAATATGCTCTGTAAGCTCTTCCTTTGTTTTATCAACTTCAGATAACTGAATATAAATttggtttctttctccttctaagGTTTTTAAAGAAGCATTTAACTTAGTAGCATGAATCAGCTTCTTCAAAGCTCCTTTTGAAGGATCATCTAAGTGAGCACCATCTTCCCATTCACTGTTCACTTCTAAGTTATCATCATCCGTTATGTCTTCTCCAAGACTCCCAGCCCAATCTTTCATCTTTAGCAAGCGTTCAGTCAGAGTCTTGATGTGATTTGCTTTGTCATTTAGAACTTGTTCTGCATGTACTTTGGAGTcttcaaatgttattttctgtttattaagtTCACTCACTTGTCCTTTCCATACTTCAGCTTCTTGCAAAAGCTGTTTCTGGCTTTGTTGAAGTTGAGAATTTTCATTCAAAGCATCTTCTGTTGCCATCTTCAGTCGTTCTTCATTCATTTGACATGTTGTGAAGGTCATTTTGGCTTCAGCTACTTGTGATTTGAGGGATTTTGACTCATATTCCAGCGACTGTATGCTTTTGGAAATATCCGCCATCAATTCATCTCGTTCAGAatgtttagatttctcttcttttaactCTTTTTCTAGACAGAGTATTTCATGCCCAAGCTCAGAATTTGCCCTGTTCAGCTTTTCACAGGTTGCCTCCAAACTTCGTGCTTCTGCTGCCACCTTCTCAAAGCTGGCATCCTCTAAAGATGACTCTACTTCATAGTCTTCATACTCTTTTTCAACAAGGCTAAATTTTTCGAgtagtttacatttttcttcaattagTCCAGAAAGCGCCACAGCaagttttttctctcttctcacatAAAGCCGACTCCTAACCGATCTAAAAGTTCTCCACAGAAAAAGGAGAACAGCAAAAAATCCAACAACAGCTGCATGTATCACCAATTCCCATGGAAAACCATAAGGATGAGAATCTGTTCTCATATCTTCAGTCAGTGCCGCCACAACCCTGTGTGGCAACTCCAGGATCAGTCCCAGGTATGGCTGAGGGGTAGCCCCTGGCTCCTCCATACTCCAGGATCAGCCCCAAGTACGGCTGAGGGGTAGCCCCTGGCTCCTNNNNNNNNNNGAGGGTTAGCCCCTGGTTCCTCCGCACTCCAGGATCAGCTCCAAGTACGACTGAGGGGTAGCCCCTGGCTCCTCCGCAGCACCAAGGCTGCTCTGACGGTTGCTGCAGTAACCGCAGCCACAACAAACGGTGGAGAACGCGCAGCATTCCATCTGGAACCCGGATCCCCACCTGGCAAGCGGAGCGGACCACTGCGGAGCCAGCTGCGGGGGGAGCTGGGGACGCAGGCACCCACAGGCCTCGCAGGCCCATGCGTCCCACCCCGGCCCCCTCGTTACACTTTACATCCTGAGGCAGCACTAAaacctgtattttaaaacaataccaCATGGAGAGAAAGGCTCAGGTGACCCCGCATCCCAGCTACGCCCATCCACAAGCTGACACCCTAGCTAAATGTAGCCTTGTGCGTGAGGCCAGCAGAAGAACCTCCCAGCTGACAGAATGATAAAGAATAACAAATCATGGTTTTAAGTCACTAAGCCTTGGGGTCATTTGTTACGCAGCAGTAGCTAACTGAAATACCTGCCACCTTATCCCGTTGGTGTTTCAGTATCTGTGGTCTGAAATCATCAATTTGGGTGCTTGACTAAGATTATGCCCCATGGTAAATTCTGGTAGGTATTTTTATAGCTAAAATATAAGTTTTCCGATTGACCTTTGCTTCATTGAAGAGATATTTATTTAGCTCCTCCCAAATGAGACAGATTATGGTTTTTAGATTAACTCCTTCCACGAAAGGGCTCACCTCTGCCTAGCATGATCCTCAACCGTCCCATGTACAACTGAAAATCGCTAACCTTGTTCCCAGAAGATCCAGGGCACTTAGAACAGCGCTGGCACGTAGacagtgatcctcttacctctcCATCAAATGTACCTGCTCTGTGTCCATTTCCCAAACACTGGCACTCCTTCAACATGGATGATGCCTTGCCCTGCAGTGAGCCGTCATCTTCCGTGCACGCACATATCTTCAACTCATCCGGAAAGCTCACTCCTTCAGGAGAGGAACCAACTACCTGCCATGATGGGTATCCCAGCCAACTTATAAATCAGTGCCAGACCAGGCTGATGTGTATACTCTGGACGGTCCTCTTGGAAAGATGAATACCAGCTACCACGTCTAGACAGTCATTTCTGTTGAGGACAATGTCGGCTGCCTCGATGGCCACATCCGTGCTGGTGCCAATGGCAATGCTCATGTCTGCCTGGGCCAAGGCCGGGGAGTCATTGACCCCATCATCCCCACCATAGTGACTTTCTTCCCTTTGTTCTGGAGCTCCTGGACCTTGGCCACCTTGTGCGAAGGCAGCACCACTGCAAAGACTTTGTTGATGCCAACCTGGGTGGCAATGGCTCTGGCTGTCTTCTGGTTGTCCCCCGTGCTCAAAACCACATCCACACCCATGCTTTGAAGCATGTGCACAGCCAGGGTGGTCTCCTGCTTGACAGTGTCTGTGATAGCTGGCATCAGCAGCTACATAGGATGGGGCACCCCACACCAAGATACCACACTTGCAGTGTTCTCATCTGTCAATAGCCACCAGGATGGCCACCTGTCCTTTCATCTCATGGTCTATCATAGCGTCACTGACATTGCTAGAAATGGTTAAGCCATTGCGCCTGAGCCATTTGCAGTTTCCAATCAGCACAGAGAAGGTCTGGGGGGCTGCATCTCAACAACCTGCGCAAGCACCAGCTCACTGCACCGGCCGCCGTCTTCCTCACCTCCCTTTTCTACTCTCCTTGGAGGAAATCCTAAGGCCATTGTGAGGGCTGGACATGGCCCCTGAATCCTGCACAAAGCATCCACACCTGCCATGGGGATGCCCCGGGCACAGCAGCTGCAGGTCCCTGGCTTCATGCCTGGAAGAGGCTCTGGGGTAGATGTGTGAGTTGGGAGCAGTAGTAAAAGATAGCCCTGGGTTGGAGAGTGTAGCATCGGGGCCCACGGAGGACAGGGGAATGTGAGCACGGCCTGCCTTAGGGACACCTCTGTCCTTGCCACCCTGCCAGACAGCACAGTGGAGACAGCAGTGGAAGGCTGTGGTCCTAGGAGTCTAGGGTCTTGGTGTGACTCTGAGTCAGCAGCCAAGTCCTTAGTCTTGTGATCCTAATTCCCTACGGTGAAACCTCTCCAggtgacatttttcttcttgctggAAATATCAGGATCTCCACACCATCTTTTCAGAAAGCCTGTTTTAAGATAGCATGGTTTTCAGGCAGGAAAGTGCTGCCTGCCCGCAGAAGACAGAGCTCCCCTTTGCAGGAACACAGCACCAAGGGAAGCCTATGGAAGCCATTTATTCCTGTTGTGGCAAAGGAcaaggggagggaaagaaaagtgaaacatGCCCAAATGTAAGCAGTTTACAAGTCGTTAAGTAGAAGGAAGGTGTTGAAAGGGATTAACACGTCCCCTGCGGTGCAGGCGGTGGGAACACTTGCGCCGTGCCAGCTCCGCATCCTGTCTTGCCCAGCGGCAGAGAGGCAGGGCCCCTGAGATGTGGTGGGGGCTGGCAGCGGGGGAGGCGGGGAGGAAGGTGAGCTGCATGCTTCGGTGCTTCATCTGCGCAGGTACCGGCaggatgcagagaaagagagaaaaggactGGAGTGCTCACAGCTTGCTGACTGTCACATGGGCGACCTGTGACCCTGTTCTGGAATTGGCTGAATgaagagacaaggtctttgagAAAACAGCTCTCTGAGTGGGGAGAAGCAAATACAGGAACCCAGGGGAACCCAAGGAGATATTGCCTGACCCTGCAGGACTTCTCCAGGAAGCGGGAAGGCCAGGGATTTCTGCCACCTCATGACTATCCTAAGCTGTGCCCCTGGCCTTTGGCCATGCAGAGCCTGCGTCTGAAGCGGCAGGTCAGTCCCACTCTTGGGCACAGCGGAATGGCACCTTCTGGGTTTGGGCCAAGCCCCAGATGAGACCCTGCAGGTGTGGAGAAATCCGAGCTCACCTGGGTCTGGTCCCCGCCCCCTTTACTCCTGGGTGGAGGCAGGAGGGGTGGGCCACAGGATCAGCCCCAGCCTAAGACCTCGGGCCACACCCCTCACAAACGCAGTCTGAGCACAGCTGCCTTGTCTCTCAGCCGCAGGTATTCTGAACCTGCCGTCAGAACTGGGATCCAAGTAGGAGGGAAGCTCAAGCATGGGCCCCTGGGGCCCAGCTCCCTCCCGTGGTGACTGACCAAGCCAATTAGACAGAGCAGGAAAACCTGGGCAGACAAGGGCTCTTAGGATTATGGGTGTAACTCGGTTACTCAGTTCCGCAAACCCCTTCTCGCAGGGGGCGGGGACACTGCCTGTCCTTCAGGACAGGTCATTAGAGGGATGGCCACTGAGTCAGCTTCCAGAACCACCTGCCTGTAGCATTCGCGCACTTTTCTCCACACCACGGCGCCCACACTGGCCACGCACGTGCGGGACCATGACCTTCCTGAATGAGTTTCCACGCATCTCCTGAGCACCTCCTAAAGCCAAGAGCTGGAACCGCAGGAGGCAATCCGTCCTTCTTAACATGATTGCATAAATTATCACCATGCCTGGGCCACCCACAGCCTGCCCTCAACGTCTGTGTTGCATGGaatcaaataaaggaaaatagcaAAGAGATCTCAGATTGCACGTAGACCCTTCCCAGACGGAGCACGTTGGGCAGAACATAAATGGGCTGGGAAGTTTGTTGTCAGCAGTCTTTGAGTTCCAGGAGCTTGGAGGTGGCCGGGATGAGAGGCCGGGAGGTGGGGCTCCGCTGGCACTGGTTCCTATGCAATCCCAGAAAAATAAGTCATCCTTCTAAGCCCTAATTCCCTCatctgttaaaacaaaaacaaaagcaaacaaagagGCATGTGTGGAGAGGAGATGATGACTCCCACCCCTTCTGGATCAAATGAAATTTGCTAAAGTCTTTTGTAAACTGCCTGTGCCCTGCAGCATCGTCGACTTCTTCAGCAGAAGGTTTCTAAGCACCCCTTGCACTGACACACAAGTCAGAGCCTCAGTGCCATTTTGCACATATTTGAACTAGCCTGGAGAACAGGCTGGTGAAAGCTCTCTAAGTAACAAAGCTTGTTTGTGACATTTGAAGGACTAGCTATGATAAGCTCTCTAGTCTTCCATCTCCGTAATCAGCAGTGGGATATTTAAGTTATTCTGAAGTTTTAAATCATCTTCTTTCTGCTACTCTACGCATATTTATGG
Above is a genomic segment from Piliocolobus tephrosceles isolate RC106 chromosome 5, ASM277652v3, whole genome shotgun sequence containing:
- the LOC111550295 gene encoding cTAGE family member 2-like isoform X1, which gives rise to MEEPGATPQPYLGLILELPHRVVAALTEDMRTDSHPYGFPWELVIHAAVVGFFAVLLFLWRTFRSVRSRLYVRREKKLAVALSGLIEEKCKLLEKFSLVEKEYEDYEVESSLEDASFEKVAAEARSLEATCEKLNRANSELGHEILCLEKELKEEKSKHSERDELMADISKSIQSLEYESKSLKSQVAEAKMTFTTCQMNEERLKMATEDALNENSQLQQSQKQLLQEAEVWKGQVSELNKQKITFEDSKVHAEQVLNDKANHIKTLTERLLKMKDWAGSLGEDITDDDNLEVNSEWEDGAHLDDPSKGALKKLIHATKLNASLKTLEGERNQIYIQLSEVDKTKEELTEHIKHLQTEQASLQSENTYFESENQKLQQHLKVMTELYQENEKSLYRKLIVEENYRLEKEKKLSKVDEMISHATKELETYRQRAKDLKEFDKTIHFYQRKAISYEEKARHNWLAARAAERNLNYLRKVNAHNRQKLAETEYKIKLLEEDPYALDVPNTAFGRQRSPYGPSPLGRPLPETRAFLYPPTLWEGPLRSSPLPPGEERRGSRGPGNPLDHQIANERGESSCERLTHPHRAPSDTGPLPSPWERDRRMMFPPPGQSYPGSALPPRREDRFYSNSASRSGPAELRSMNMPSLDKMDGSMPSEMESSRNDTKDDPGNLNVPDSSLPTEKEATGSGFIPPPLAPIRGPLFPVDVRGPFMRRGPPFPPPPPGTRFGASRAYFPPRYFPGPRPAPFAMRNVYPPRGFPPHLPPRPGFFPPPPHSEG